The genome window CCACATAATTGAAGACCAGGAAATATTTCAAGGGACTAACAGCATAAGCCTTTCCACCATTGACTGGGTAATACAGCGGAACCACATAAGGACGAAGCAACTTTACCGCGTGCCTTTTGAGAGGAATTCCGACAAGGTTAAGAAGCAACGATTCCAATATGTGCAGGTAATTGCTATGCTGTACAGAAATGCTATAGCATGTAAAGATCCCTCTTTCATTCCAATACACACAGTACTATGTTTGAAGtaaaatttttgttttttgactccTGTAGAAAATCTTTGAGATGGCTGCAATGGCTGACCCTCATGAATACATCTTTATTGATGAGGCAGGGTTCAATCTCACAAAAAGGCGCAAAAGGGGCCGCAACATCATTGGACAGCGTGCAATCACACAAGTTCCAGGCCAGAGGGGAGGCAATATCACCATGTGTGCAGCCATTAGCAATCGTGGCATCCTCCACCGCCATGCCATACTGGGACCATACAACACTGCACTACTCTTTCAGTTTCTAGATCAGCTGCACAATAACATTCTCCAACAGGAAGGGGAGCCAGGGCAGCCAGAGCAAGCCCAATATGTTGTCATTTGGGATAACGTGAGCTTCCATCAGGCTGCTCTGGTTCACACCTGGTTCAATGACCACCCCAGGTTCAGGGTCCTTTTTCTGCCAGCATACTCCCCTTTTCTGAATGCAATAGAGGAATTTTTCTCAGCATGGTGGTGGAGAGTCTATGACCGCAACCCATACACACAGCACAATCTCCTGGAGGCAATGGTGAATGCATGTGAGGATATTTCTCTGGAATCTATCTAGGGTTGGATCCGACACACAAGGGGATATTTCCCACGCTGCCTGGCAAGAGAAGACATAATGTGTGAAGTTGATGAAACTATGGCCTGACCGTGACCTGAGACAAGATCATGCTGAtaatgctgatgctgatgaaccTGTATATGTGCTCAATATGGAAATGCTGTGAATAAACCCTATTCTTGACATTTTGGTGGCAGTGTGTTGAATTAATCCCTCCTGTGTGTAACAAACACTCATGTAGTCTGTGTTTTGACAGCTTGTGTGTATTGTCTGAGGGTAAAAACTGATTGGGACCCAGAAGTTAGATGTTTTGTACTATTGGGTGTGAATTTTTAAAATTGTGTGTGAAGATTTGAGAAAATGGTGAGTTGTTCCAGGAATTGTGTCGTAGCaattgagaaaaactgtaatagAGCAAATGACTTGTGAAAGGTGGAATTATGAACCCACACAGAATTATCATTTGACTCTGCAGCctccctcagctctacagagtgTTTTACAAATGCAGAATATGGCTTGGCAATGTCTTGCTTGAATAAGCAGGGGCCCCTCTGAAAAAGACAGCATCTGGGTGGCAGCACATGTTGCTCCAAACCTGTATGTACTTTTCAGCCTTAATGCtgccttcacagatgtgcaagTTATCTATGCTATCAGCACTGACACACCCCCACACCATCAtagatgctggcttttgaactttgCATTGGTAACAATCTGGACGgtctttttcctctttagccCAGTGGACATGACATCTGTGATTTCAAAAAACAATGTGGACTTATCAGACAACAGCACACTTTTCCATTTTGCATCAGTCCATCTCAGATGAGCAAAGGCCCAGAGAAGTCTGCAGGGTTTCTGGCAGTTATCAACTTTATTTGTAGGGTGCATTTCATACACAGGGAAACTCAGTGTGCTTtacagtgaaagacagaaaacattaaacaaattaaatttaaaaaacataTGTAAATACTCTTTATCAATAAAATAACCTTTCAGACATCTgctctggcaattttgtactaaaaagtcgttcgttgtctttctgtgagtttattctgatgcctgcagacggactcccttcttgttgtcacgagtgtgagatgacaagaaagagcccggagcaggagaagttgatagattatatacaatatattatctttgtagacaggatgactttgttctatcatcagaacaatgtcagcacaataggcacgtcataatgtgttgtacaatcaggacacaaggttcacttaatcagtgcataataacatattGTACGTGGtaacatggtcagcagattatgacccacgcacacacctaatcatatgatatggttgttcatttggctttaagacagtgaatacttatgattgagtacagagaaaataaataataataagaattcccattacacaTCCATataatgcacacagacatacataaaatattttttttataagcCTGGTCCTATTCCTGTGACAGCATTCACATATGGATTACAACGGGTGCACTcaaaggcacaaacacacacgtttccatcatttctggggacattacatagacttaccttttttcctggagacttaccctaaccagTAACCACTTCACctcaagtcttcaccctaaaatttaatgattcacattatggggacttgcattttgtccccacaatgtgattGTGTGAACAGATTTTACATCCAACATGAGGAATatgtggccacacacacactcacacacataaagaagCGAAAGACTATAAGAAAAGCAATGTTTCAAGGTTGcttatagatatagatatatagataagATATATTTGCAGCAGATATTACGTCATCAGGCAGTTTGTTCCAGACAATGGCACCGTAGCGACTATATTTTACCTATATGTTGTGTTGGAGCTGCGGTCAGACTCTCAGGTGTGTCCTCTCTTGATTTGATCTCTCTCCTGATTTAGTATTAATTCTAGGTACTTTCAGCAGATGCATATTTGATGATGTTGATCTGACTGGACTACTGCCAGTGAGCAGCTTAAAAATATAATCAGGAGCCATACCATTTAGGGCTTTGTAAACAATCTGTAATACTTGAATGGAGCTTGGATGGAGCCAAGAGAGGATCTTGATAACTAAAcgctctggctcccattctgtTTTTGGAGGAACCATtagtaagcctgcattctgggaacacagtgttctagGGGTATAAAagggtactatgagctctttaacATAAGATGGTGCGTTACCATTCAGGGCTTTGTAGGTAAGGAGATTTTagaggaagccagtgcagagcagttaATATGGGAGAAGTATGATCTAATTTCTTAATTTTTGCTCCTCattctggatcagctggagagtAAACAAAGAATTACAGTAATCTGATCTGCTGGAGATGAATCCATGAACCTGTTTTTCTGAGTCAGACTGTGACAGGAAAAttggaaacattttttaaatggtAGAAATCTGTCTTTGTAATAGTGGTGATCTGATGCTGGAAGTTGACTGGCATCAATAGTAACACCCAGGTTTCTGACATACTCACTGTGATAACATAGATACTATcttttgcctttgtgttttgAGGCTTTCTagaaaaagttcagttttttctttgttaaacTATAGTATGTTTTGAGACATGTCATCACTGCATCTAACAAGCTTGTTTACAGGACTGAGCTTGTCTAAGGAAAGTGAGTTATGTATCATAAGCATAATAGGATAAATTGTGATTCTGTGATGGTTCCAAGAGGGAGCATGTGTCGTTCAATAGTGAGTTGAGAAGTGACCCTTCTGGAATACCACAGAAAATGACCTCTTCTTCAGATGTGAAGTTGCCAAAACATATGAAGAAAGTCTTACCTTTTACAAATGTTGAGAACCACTGAAGAACTGGTCTAGATGAGCCTATACAGTTTTCAAGGGTTTTATTAGAATCAACAGTGTTGCAAGCTGCACTCAGGTCTAACAATACTAGATTAGaatgtttgtttgcagtgtagTTGAAGTTAAGACTGTTGACTACTTTGACAAGGGCCACTTCTGAATGCTTCACTCTTAAATACTACAAGTCACCTTGTGTCTTGTTGTTTGGCTGTTTCTCACCCAGTTTTAAGCCTCCTACACAGCTGTTTAtgtttcagttaatgactgAGTTTCAACCTACACGTGAAACTGATGATCATTAGCACGTTTCATATAATTGATTGATCATACACTTGACTATAATCCTACAAAATCCCTGACTTTGTGCAAGTTTACCTTGAAGAATTGATGCTAAAGGCAAAGGTAgtaacaccaaatattgatttgatttagatttttcttttgtttgctcactttgcattttgtaagttgataaaaataaacaattatttataattttgaaagcattcttagtttacagcatttttccACACCTGCCTACAACctttgcacagtactgtatatttacaaaaaagaaTATAGTTTATCAGTGTGTACAATATATTCAATATAATTGCTTCCCACAACATAATTTTTTATTACTGATGAACGAAATACCGAAAATATATTAAGAGACCAGAAAAAAAGACCTAAGCAggttttaaactttaaaaaaaaaaagaaagaaaacagcacaaaggacAGCAGAACCAAAGCTATTTTGTTCTTTGTCATCATTAATCAGACCTGACATAGTTCTGCAGTCTGACAGCTCCAAGACACcaagaaaaatgttaaaattaagAAGATAACATGTTATCAGatcacacattcattttctcattctttttTCAAGTTAATGTTTAAAAAGGGTTTAGAACTTTAAACATCATCAGCTTGTTACTTTCACAGTCTGCAGACCTGTGGTATAGGTTTGGATTTATAGTTTACAGTTGAGTTTACAGTTCAGAGTCAGCACTTTGCAGAGCAGAAGCCCAAGCCTGATCAGATGGGGAATCTGGCAGGATCCAGCTCTCAGGAACAGCAGAACCGTCAGGATGATCCGCCGCAACTACAAAGACATCCCACTCTctcctgaaagaaaaacagattacAGTGCCAACAAGTCATTTGAAAACACTGATTGGGATGTGTTGTGCAGTACACACGGGGAGGACATTAACAGTTTAACAACctgcatcacggactacattAACttttgtgtggaaaacactgtgcctactGGGAAGGTACAATGTTTTCCTAACAACAAACTCTGGGTGTCCCCGGAACTGAAAGCCCTActgaatgagaggaagagggtcTTTCGATCAGGGGACAAAGCTGAGGAGGGTACGGAAGGAGCTGAAATGGGAGGTAAGGAGAGGcaaggacagctacaggaggaagctggaggagcacctTCAGGGGAACAATACCATAGAGGTTTGGAGGGGCCCAAAAGCCACCTTAGGTCACAGAAGTGACAGTGGGAGGGGTCCTGAATCTGGAGACCaggaatgggcaaatgaactgaacctgtttttcaacagatttaaTTCTACCTCGTCACTTCCCACACCCACCAGAGCCCAGAACTGATACTGCTACTTCTCCACACCCCTCCCTCGCCGTCACTGCACCAGCAGCACCGTCTTCACATCACTTAACCCCTCTCCGCTCCACTTCACAGACTATATTCCCCTCCCCCCACGTCACTCTACAGGAGCCACCCCCCAGTCCCCCACAGCCTCTCCCTAACAGCTGACGAGGTGAGGGAGCTCAAAAGGATGAAGGCAAGTAAGGCTACAGGGCGGGaggcatcagctccagactgctcagaGACTGTGCAGGTCAGCTCTGCGGGGTCCTCCTGCACATCTTCAATATGAGCTTCAAtctggagagagttccagccctgtggaaaacttcctgtgtggttgCAGTCCCAAAGACTGCGCATCTCAGAGAGCCCAACCACCAGGCCGGTAGCCTTAACttcccacctgatgaagaccttgaAGAGGATCATACTGAACCACCTCCGTCACCTAGTGAGCAGCAAGCTGGACcccctacagtttgcatatcgACTAGGCATCAGCATAGACGACacagtcatctacctgctccatcGATCTCTTTCCCATGTGGAACATACTAGAAGCACAGTGAGGGTCATGCTGTTTGACTTCTCcggtgctttcaacacaatccaaaaGTCACTCCTCAGGGGGAAACTGGAAGGAGCCAGCGTAGACTGCCACCTGGGTGTgtggaccatcaactacctcaccaacagaccacagtatgtgaggcttcgcaactgtgtgtctgcttgtggtagtttgcagcatgggggctccacaggggacagtgctctcccctttcctcttcaccctctacacatcgAACTttagacacaacactgacagctgtcacatccagaagttctccgaTGATGTAGTCATCTTTGAAcatgtatcacaggggaacgaactggaatacagggaggtcatcACCAACATCAttgactggtgtggactgaaccacctgcacatgaaCGCCAGCAAAACtaaggagatggtgattgatttccaaAGGAATGTACCAGTGACATtccagggcttggacattgagattgtgggggattacaaatacctgggtgttcacctcaacacagatgtcctgtataggaggggccaaagtcatctGATCAGCACCTGATCAGAACATTACTGAATAGAGGTGGACTAAGACACCAATTATCAGACACTTACACCAGGACTCATGTGATAGCTTGGCAGAActatgatcctgcaagaggcacataatgtacacatacatatacattgtttttctattctgtatcctgtatacttttttaATCTTGACCCCTCTGTGCCAGTGATTTTGCTTTTCGTAATACTTGCTGGTTGTAATGatttaatttccccggtgtgggatcaataaagtcttatcttatcattTCATCATCTGCAAATTCATTTCAAAAGCAGCAGGGGTGTGCATGGGCCTCAAGATGTGCTGACATGTGACAGCAGGAAAATCACAGGTGTCATTAACACATTCTGACTCTTATCGtggtttttattgttgttacaCAGACTTAAGTAAAGAAGTGAAGATGAACCTGATTTGAAGTAAAGTGTGCAGTGAGCTTTCAGCCTGAGTGTAAAATTCTGTAAAGGGCCGCAGAGCAGAATCAGCAGGAAGCTCATctgtgaaacaaacaggaaaacaaattaCTAACAATATTCCATTATAAagcactgaaaaaacaacattctATAAATCACACAGTGCATAGGACAAATGCTGTATTTTTGGTGTACACAGGCTGTGAAATCTTACCTCCAAACAGTATGGTGTCcactctgtgtttcctctgcagctgtctctccctcttcttcttcactcttttctcccattctctcctcctctcctcctcctgctctccttccaGCATCACCATCAGagctttctcctctgctgagtAAACTGCTGTCCTCTTCTTcaacacacacctcagctgaTTCAGTTGGCTGCTGAATGCCTCCTCACATTCTTGCTCAGTGACAATACCTGGGCCATGCgtgcgcccacacacacacacacacacacacacacacacacacacacacacacacacacacacgttcaaacCATTTGAATGTCTACTTTTGCAcattatgtccataagaggCAAAATCAACTCAATGACATACACAGGCTAATACTTATATATTTTACTTATAAATactatttcaaaataaacatgtcttttaaagGATCCgcatacaaataaaatattgTCCTGTACCGTGTTGTTGAATTATGTGCTAATTTCAACTTGACATACATttaattttcaatcaatgaaaatgacatTGTGTACAGACTTTCCAGCTGGTGTCGgtccacgtgtcctggaagaCTTCAATGTCCCAAACAAATGGAGAAATTCCATTTACATCctatctgattatggaccccgttttcccttgtttttgtgtccacATGATTAATCAAGAATCCCTCCAGGCGTTTGCACACCATTGATGTGCGTCCATTAAAACAGTTTGCTTTTGCAACTGACAGACTCAGGTTGTTATAATaggtgtctgacaacattatggaaagatCTCTAGAGATGTAGACCTTCTTGTTAACAAATAAAATCCTTTTTGGTTatccagaaacagctgctataTCACTCTCGCCAAAAGCCATCAGACCCCAATTCAATCCAAAATCTTTTTGGTTCATCTTTTATCATTCcaacaaccaccaccaccaccacaacaacaactaGTTCAGTACCTCGAGCTGGAGtatgaattgaattgaattgaaaaacactttgaagagATTAAGGATGAACTAAAGTCAAGAAGACAGCCAGGTCAGACAAGCTCTGaccattatttattttgaccaaaccagaACCGGTGGTAATTGTTGGAGTAGTGTAGGGATGAATGAAAATGGTTTTGTTGAATTTTATTGTGCTTTCCTTGAATTTGAATGTGAGTTTGTCagtgataaaattactgtttctgtgagtgGAGTCCAGTGTTTTCCCTAGGTTTACATCTCTGGTGTAAAGATACACTGCAGTGTAACTTTCTGGGCTTCTAGAGTCTCCTGATATGGGTAGTCAGGAACGTCTGGTTCATTTATTGAGAGAAAACGCCAATATTTTTGTATGCTTTTCAGGTGTCTGACGTGACATATTTTCCGACGCGCGCTCTCTGTCCACTAGTGAAAAtgtgctcacctgtgtgtgcgcacatcaGGGTAGAAGTCCACCGTACAcaatacagagagcagaggagaattgtaaatGCGCAACAATGTAGAGACACAAATGACATGCCGTcgtgtaaataagataaataactTAAggctatttagtttgtttaataaaaggacaaggtatagacctgttctataggAAAGGTATCCTGAAATGACTTATACTACAACACTCAGGGTCTGGACAAATTTCAAAGGATGTTGCATTTACCAGCCCATTAATATTTGGCACAAGCCTGTGTCTCTTTGTATTGCAAGGACAACTGGTTAAAGCTCTCCTGCGcaactgcatgcacacaccttGGATGACAGTTCATCTTGGTTAATGTAGCAAAATACATAGCAGATAACAGACTAGATGCAATAATGGTATAAATGGAAAATGTagtgaaattaaaaaattatTACAAAATGGTTCAGTGAAGGCCCATAATGCAGACAAGGTATCAATGGACTGGGAATAAGGGGGATGGCTGAATACAACAACAACTGTTACCTTTCCTCAATGCTGCCTCTTTCCTCAGTCTGCGCAGTTTCTCCAGAGATCTCAGAACATCCTGCATCCTCTTCACGTCTGCTTGCTTCTTCCTCACCTCACAGAGAACAGCATCTGCAGCCAGCTTGAGCTCCTGCTCCTGATACACAAAAAGATATACATCTGACCTTTCATTATCATTTTCTGCTATTCTCCCCTTATCATCTCTTCATAACAAAATAAAGTTACTGTTGTTCACAGTTATCATGTCTAAATGAGCAATAATATGTCACAGCATGAGATGAGACTATCTGAGACTagcagtttgtttttgaatTACAGGACTGGATTGAGTAACACAAAAGCTGAATGCTTTAAccataaataaagtaaaataaaaatccacAAACATCTCCTGTCAACAGTTATAATTTCCGGGTTTGCACACTAAAAACTCCTTCTCAGCTCAAAATGTTAAGGAAGAATCAAACAGTAGGGTGCAACACACAAAGTTACCTAAAAACAGTGATTTCACTGGTCCGCAACAAACTCTCATTTTTTCAATAGTGACAATGTCCATATATCAGCTATTGGAACATTGTGGCATTGCATTTTCTGCCCCTCCACTGTTTGTAATGGATGAGAAATTTTCAAAATGGAGTTGGCAAGTGAAATGATTTTTGGACTTCAATTAGACATTCACTTGAACTCTTATGtggctctgtgtttgctggGTGTGCAAACAGGCCTCTGACAAATGTATttaccttcttcttctcctctacTTGGTGTATCTGCTGCATCCTCCATTTATCTATGGCAGCCTCTTTCTCAGAGATGTggtcctctctgtgtttttcctccacctgctgcagttTCCTGCCTCTCAGTCGTCGGGTCCTCCTCTTAGAAACACGGAACAGTTTAGCTTTCCAGCAATCTAAACTATTACTGAGGACTGTGACTTTGTCCTGTAGCTCTTTCTTCATATTTAACGCCATTAAATAAGAGTCCGTCCAAACACATGCATTCTCCGCGTTGTTCCTCAGAGTTTCACATGACTCTTCCATCTGTGAGACGAGTTGAGCTGCTCTGTACAGAGCCTCTCTCAGGTCAGCAatacagctgtgctgctgctgggtcTGTGGGGTCTTTAACGTTTTGTCTCTGCTTTGTAAGAAACGTCTAAGCCACTGTTGATCCTCCTTACTTTGAAGGGTTATTTCATCCTCAGCTCGTGTTGCTGTTCCCAGACTCCGGTCGTGATCTTTACCCCGcggaggaaacagagagcagcCGAACGGAGCTCCACTCCCAGAGAAATCCGCATATTCatactgttgttgtttctgactGTAGTCTGGGTCATACCGAGCATTCTGATAACCGACGCTGAACTGCTGGTTAACTGTTTGAAGTGTCGAGGCTCCCCCGCTGCTGTATGTGTTTATCCGAGCCCTAGGCACCATGTGAGGCAAGGGTCCGGGTGGTGGACAGCCGAAAGGAGGCGGAGGGACGGATGGGTCAAACCCATACGGAAGGGCGAAGTGAGGCCCACCGGGAGACGGTGCGGGGAAATTGCTCCTGAATCCGTACGGGTAACTGTCGTTTCCCTGCGAGGGCGTCCACCGTGTAGCAGTGTGGTCCGACTGTGTTGGTTCATGTGCTGCGCTCAACGGCGGTCTCTTAACGGTGTACGGAGTCTCCAGATAGCCGCCATTGTACACAGGAGGTTGCTGTTCATCTGACGGAGCGTGGTGATATGTGTTGTCCATCTCGTGTACAATAATATACTGAATCTGTCGTACACCTCCTCTACAGGACTAAAAAATTCTATTAATACTTCACTACTTCATGTTTAGTTGTCGTCATGGTCCCATGTGTGGCACGCTTGtagcagcagaagaagatgtTTCTTCGTCTTCTGGTGAATCGCAAACGAATCTATGTCGGTGCATACCGCCATCTGTTGTACCGGAGTGTCAGGGGCTTGACAAAGTTTAGACTGCAAACTTTCTGTATGGAAGGACATAGCGAACtataacaaaatgaaaacacaaacttgAAAATGTCGATGTAATTCCAGCATAGAATTATAATTTaccatcattattattcatgtaTGTgatatttaaaattaaaatgaaaagcaatatTCAAATTTgcgttttcattttcacatactTATATGGGTGTTTGATGAccatgttaaaatgaaaatggaacagatgtttgacagacagctgtAGGACAATGGCAAGGAACATAACAAAGCAAAACTGTAAAATCTGAAGGTGCAGGACAACATTTGGGCAATCATCCCTCTCAGTGCAAGATACGCACTTATGGAATTCCTTACCATCAGAAATTAAAACCCAAACAGAACTAAAGAAGTTTAGTGTGAAAGTAAGTAAGCAAGCAGTAGCAGAAATGTGAACATTAATTTCTCACAAGTAATTATTAGCATAGTACTTTActaatgtttaatgttaaattTAACTTGTGTTTTAACCTGTAATTTACTGcaactgtgtttatttattcatggtgCTTATTCACTGTATCCACTGTATTACTCACTGCATTTGTATTATTGCATTTGTATTGTATTCTGtatattttattctattctaaAGCCTGACCAGGGACAAAGACTGCAAATTAGCTGAAGCTAGACATCTTATGTACATCACATTTTCCCATTTCCTGTGGCAATGTTGTATGTATCATccctgttaaataaacattaattaattaattaatttcattttcagtagCTTAACCTGCTCTATTTAAACAGCGTTCCCAGTCTACTTACTAATTTCAGTAGGTTCCTGCGGAAtctacgctaggatcctgtttgtggatttcagctctgccttcaacaccatcatcccaactctgcttcaggagaagctctcccagctgagcgtgcctgattccacttgcaggtggattacagacttcctgtctgacaggaaacagtgcgtgaagctggggaaacacatctccgacgctaagaccatcagcaccggatccctCCAGGGCTccattctttctcctctgctcttctccctgtacacaaacagctgcacctccagtaaCCAGTCTGTCAaactcctgaagtttgcggacgacaccaccctcatcggactcatctctgatggcgacgagtctgcctacaggtgggaggatgaccatctggtgacctggtgcaaccagaacaacctggagctcaacgctctaaagacagtggagatggttgtcgacaacaggaagaactcagcctcacctgcccccatcaccctctgtgactccactattgacactgtggagtctttccgcttcctgggaactatcatctcccagaacctcaagtgggagccgaacatcagctccctcatcaagaaagcacagcagaggatgtacttcctacggcagctgaagaaattcagcctgccaaagtcaatgatggtgcacttctacacagccatcattgagtccatcctcacctcctccatcacatctggtacgctgctgccaccgccaaggacaagggcagactgcagcgtgtcatttggtctgcagagaaggtgattggctaCAATCTCccaatctcccatctcttcaggacctgtacacctccaggaccctgaggcatgcagaaaagattgtggctgatccctcccactccggacacaaactctttgagtcactcccctctggcaggaggctgcggtccatcaggaccaaaacctcacgccacaagaacagttttttcccgtctgctgtcagccttatcaacaagacccggaacccccccgacacccttcacattccacctctgcctcatcttgtcacattgacttagatacaactctatgcattacattaacactcagcttggacttctttctgaaaaaacagactgtgtttccggaaaataacaaacaaacaaaaaacagacttgtgtttatatatttttaatgttatattttactcttatttttagtagatgtgtcatacaccaacttcaccacaacaaattcctcgtatgtgtaaaatcgtacctggcaataaagctttttctgatttctgatttcttttttacatgTCATCACACTCTGAagtgaacaaaatgaaaacaaaaaagcaattttcaaacaaattcaa of Chaetodon auriga isolate fChaAug3 chromosome 1, fChaAug3.hap1, whole genome shotgun sequence contains these proteins:
- the pdcd7 gene encoding programmed cell death protein 7 — its product is MDNTYHHAPSDEQQPPVYNGGYLETPYTVKRPPLSAAHEPTQSDHTATRWTPSQGNDSYPYGFRSNFPAPSPGGPHFALPYGFDPSVPPPPFGCPPPGPLPHMVPRARINTYSSGGASTLQTVNQQFSVGYQNARYDPDYSQKQQQYEYADFSGSGAPFGCSLFPPRGKDHDRSLGTATRAEDEITLQSKEDQQWLRRFLQSRDKTLKTPQTQQQHSCIADLREALYRAAQLVSQMEESCETLRNNAENACVWTDSYLMALNMKKELQDKVTVLSNSLDCWKAKLFRVSKRRTRRLRGRKLQQVEEKHREDHISEKEAAIDKWRMQQIHQVEEKKKEQELKLAADAVLCEVRKKQADVKRMQDVLRSLEKLRRLRKEAALRKGIVTEQECEEAFSSQLNQLRCVLKKRTAVYSAEEKALMVMLEGEQEEERRREWEKRVKKKRERQLQRKHRVDTILFGDELPADSALRPFTEFYTQAESSLHTLLQIRREWDVFVVAADHPDGSAVPESWILPDSPSDQAWASALQSADSEL